In Nostoc edaphicum CCNP1411, the sequence TGGTTTCTCCAACAACGTTGTGCAGATTCTCAATACCTTGGGAGTTCCCTTTGAGACGATTGACGTTCTATCAGACCCTGAAATCCGTCAAGGTATTAAAGAATACTCTAGCTGGCCGACAATTCCCCAAGTGTATATCAATGGTGAATTCCTTGGCGGTTCTGATATCTTGATTGAACTGTACCAAAAAGGTGAATTGCAACAAAAGGTAGAAGTAGCTCTAGCCTCGTAATCTCCGGTTTATAACAAACCAGAGGCTATGTTGTTGAATCTGTGCTTTGCAATCAAGGCAGTGTACCGTTTTTTATGTCCTTGAAAGGGGAAATATATATCTCTCTCCCCTTTCAAGGTTTTCTAATAGGTTTCTGATAAAAATACTTGGCAGTATACAAGCCCCTCAATTTGACGTAAAAGCCAATTTAGAACAGGCTTTTGGAGGTTGTCTTGTTTCCCAGTCTCTTACTGGGAATACCTAATGGGGCTACAGCCTCAAGATTTGCGGCAGAACTGCAATGAATAGTATTTCCAGCTTCTAACTGGAAATGATGTTTTAAAGGGGTTTGGGCTTAAGTTGACACCAATGACGAGACGCCCACCCTACAATAAATAATTGGATATTTTGTTATTTGGAAGTCCCTTAAATTTATTTATAAGGATTGTAATTTTTAATTCCTCGAACGCGAACAGCGTCTTGGAGAAAAGCGGCTAACCTGTCTTTGAATTAATTTCAGGTTAGGTCAACAATCCCCTCAGTCGCATTGGCAAGACCAATATAGGGCTGAGGGGATGCGTTTTATCAATACAATAATTTCTCCAAATTTCACACCACGGCAACCCGTTGACCAATACAGATAATATGCTATAATTATCTGCGGTAATTAAGGGTTACTATCAATAACCAAGTAAATGGTACTTAGTAGTAATCGGGTTGTGGCTGTGGTTGCGGCACTGCAAAATTTGACCCATCGTACAAGTAGCGGCTGGCTTCCTCTTCTAGGCGATGAATCAGATAAGGTTCAATGACGTTGCTATGTCGCAATGCGGCTAGATATCCATCCAAATACATCCGCATGTCATCCGTGCGATAACCGCGATTCCATAACTCGGCGAAGGCGTCGGTGAGTCTTTGGTAATAGCGGATGGTTTGTGTGTCTTGGAGCATAACTGCTGTATTAATCTCTTTGGAATGAGAATTGTAAATGATTCACGCTCAAATGTGAAGTGTAATTTCACTTTGGCATCAACTCAAAGTCAACACATCTACTTTGGGCAGTACCCTCCTAGCAGCTACAAGCTACTTTTATCCTATTCCAGAAAACATCGATTCTAGTGACCAGCTAAGTTATTTTTAGGATTTTCATGGTCAACAGCCCAATTGTATTGGTGTTATATTCCTGGATAGGGGGCGCTAGATTTTTGCGGAAAAAATCTACTTTCATCATCAGGTTAAAAAGCTGTTGTACTAATGGTTAGCTGGTTGGGTTATAAATATTTTCCACATTACACCCATCTGAAAACAGAATATTAAGCTAAAAGAACTTTTGATAAGTCTAACAAAACTTTCGATAAATTTAATAAAAATTTAACAATATTTCTAATCGCCTTTTAGCAAGGCATAAATTAAAGATATTGCCACTCTTTTTATGAGGAAATGTAAAGCTAATAGTAATTGAAGTAACAAAGGCTACAAAACCTTAGAGATGGGCTTGTTACTTTGAAAGTCATCAGACGCTAAGGGGTCTTGCCGCCGTGGGTTCGGTTTGTATAGAAATCATTGAGGGGAATCCCCATCTGAGGTCGTTGTTGGGTTGGCACTTACAACAACTGGAATACCGTGTGCATCAAGCTGCCAGCATTTATCAAGCAAGGGAAGTATTTTTAAGCCATCAACCAACACTGGTAGTTTTAGATGCAGACCTGCCTGATGGTGATGGCATTGAGTTTTGTCGTTGGTTGCATCGTCAGCAGCAGCCTCTAATCTTAATGCTATCTGCCCGTAATAGTGAAGCTGATATCGTTGCAGGTTTAAAGGCGGGTGCAGATGATTACCTGAGCAAACCTTTTGGGATGCAAGAGTTTTTGGCACGGGTAGAGGCACTGATTCGCCGAAAGCGCACACCTACTGCACCAGCTTACTTGGATTATGGCACTTTGCAAATCGATTTAGTTCAGCGCCGTGTCCGGTTCCAAGGGGAGTTCATTGACTTAACGCCCCAGGAATTCAGTTTGCTGTACGTTTTGGCACAAGCTGGTGGAGTACCTCTAAGTAGGTCGGAATTGCTGCGTCGTGCTTGGCCTGATGCTATCGATAACCCTCGTACCATTGATACTCACGTTTTGTCGCTGCGGAAAAAGGTTGAACTTGATCCTCGGCAACCCAATTTGATTCAAACTATCCGCAATGTTGGATACCGTTTTAACATGGAAATTTTGAATACTAATATTTCACAGTCACAAACAACAAAGTTAGCTAGAGAGAGATTTAGTAATCAACGTTCAACACTTAGTAGTAGTCAAGTGTGATGGAAATGGGGAGTGGGATATGAGGAAAATAACTCATGCCCAATGCCCCATGCCCAATGACAATTGACTCATCCAAAATTTAAAATCCAAAATCGTCTTGAGCCTCTGCTTGAATCAAGCTTTTTCGTAATTCAACCCAGTCTATCTCTGAGACTCTTTGATTTGCGAATAAATGACCTTGTTGCAGGTGTAATAACCGAGTGCAAAACATCTGGGCCAGTTCCAGTTGGTGATTTACCATCAGAATTGTGGTTTGATGAGTTTGACTCAGCTGGGTTAAGATTTGCATTAGATGAGTAGCCGTACCAGCATCTAGGGAAGAGGTTGGCTCGTCTAATAATAATATTTTAGGCTGGATGACTAAGGCACGAGCGATCGCTACTAGTTGTCGTTGTCCCGCAGAAAGTTGCACCTCTGTTCGCCCTAACCATTCATTGGGAATATGCAGTTGGTCTGTCCAATGATTAACTCGTTGCTGAATTGTCTGTTTGGGCAAACCACGCAAAACTAAAGGATAAGCCAAGGCTTGCCCAACTGTCATCCCCAACAGCTTTGATTCTTGCAATACAAGTACAAGCATTTGCCGTAGCTGGATGACGGGAATTTGGCGATATTCTTGATTTTCTAGATAGAGCTTACCACTCGTGGGTTCAATTAGGCGGTTGATGAGGCGTAATAAGGAAGTTTTACCAGCACCTACTGATCCTACAATAGCAATGCGTTCGCCGCAGGCGTTGGCGGAGCCATCGCTCTGGAATACCTCCAAGGAAATATCTTGCAATATGGGGTATCCTTGCTGATTGCCAGGAAGTTGGGTTTTCAGCTTTGTAAACAGATTAACTTGCTCTAGCCTGAGTATGGCTTTTGCTGTATTCAACGGGAATGGGGAGTAGGGAGTAGGGAGTGGGGAGAAATAACCAATGCCCCATGCCCAATTTTAAGTTAATTGTGTACTAGTTAAGGCTGTAGCGATCGCCCAGCCATCGACTAATAGTAGCAGCAGTGTGCATCCCAGTAAAATCAGGTACATCCAGGGCTGCGCTAAAGGGCGAACATCTGTGGTGTCAATGCTCGTCTTTGCTTGGACAATTTGCACCAAACGGGTAAATCCAGCTACACGCATCGGTAGTAAATAAGCTTTCCCATCCTGGCTGAGGAAGTAATAAACTAGCCCTCCTTGCCCGGTGCTGCGGGGTTTTAACTCTTTGACTTGTGACCAAGGTAAAGACCAGCCTTTACGAAAAAAGCTCGGCACCCAGGCGGGGTAAGTAACCTGAATTCCCTCGTCATCTACCATTACTTGTTCAGTTAATACCGCGTACAAGGCAACTAAACCTATGCCAATCCCTATCCACAATAATTCTGGAGGTATGGGTGCAGCTGTTACCTGCGATAAAAAAGGTAATGGGACTGTGAGTGCTATGTATAGACTCAGCAACGTTATCCGAATCAAAGGAGACAGACGAAAAATAGAAGCTGAGATATTGGCTGAGTTTGCTGTCACGGCTCAATTACAATGCTTTTCTTCATTGTAGGGTAGGTCTATGTCCTTGGTAGTTGATGTGTGGTAGTTCACGGTAAATACTTTTGTACTACAATCCAACCAGTAAGGGATACCCAGGCAAATCCTACAAACAGAATAATATTTACGCCGATGTGTAAGGGTCTAGCCCAAGGTCGTCTGACACTAATTTGCGTGGCACTGAAAGCAGACAGTAAAACTAGTGCTACCACTATCAATCCAGCGATTAGGTGTGACGAGTGACCTAAAGAACCAAAGTGGCCTAAAGTGCCAACAATACCGATCGCTAGCAGTAGTAGCACTAAACTTACCATGCTGATTCCCATTGTATAGTGGAGCGATCGCACCCCTTTATTTCCGCCCATAAATGGGGTAATAAAAGGGAATTGCTGCGAAGTTCTCGCCCGAAACATCCAAACGCCGGTGATTGCTAACATTAGATATGCTAGCAGGGACAACCCCATTGACCAGGCGGCTATTTTCCACAACCAAAGAAATGAAGGCAGATTCATAAGAATGATTGTAGATGAGATGGGGGAGACAAGAGAGACAAGGAGAATAAACAATGCCCAATGCCCAATGCCCAATGCCCAATGCCCAATGCCCAATGCCCAATGCCCAATGCCCAATGCCCAATGCCCAATGCCCAATAAATAATAAACAAAAAGGGCTGCTGAATTAGCAACCCTTAAATTTAGATAAAATTGTTTTTTTTTAATCAACCGATGCTAAACCAAGAATTTGCAAGGGTTTGGTAGTATCTCCGATTTTTGTATTAATTTGCTGCACCATTAGTCTGGTATTAAAAGGGTCTTTTTCATCTGATGAGTCTGTATCAAACTCATTAGTACTGGGTTCTTCGAGCATCAGGCGATCGCACGGAATCTTATCGGATAAAATTGCACTTGCCATCATCCCTGTATGAATCTCCACTTGACCTTTTCGCGGAGCTTCAAAAACTAAACGTTGTCCAGGGAAAACAACCCTTTCAAAATACCAGTTGGGAATATTGCAGATGCGAGCTACCTGTATTTTGCTCGTGGCATTAATGTAGCAGCAGAGAATTTTTCCCGATTGCTCAGGTGGTAGAGGATCTAATATTTGAGCCATAACTGC encodes:
- the grxD gene encoding Grx4 family monothiol glutaredoxin, with protein sequence MTPELKDKIDSLLQENKILVFMKGNKLMPQCGFSNNVVQILNTLGVPFETIDVLSDPEIRQGIKEYSSWPTIPQVYINGEFLGGSDILIELYQKGELQQKVEVALAS
- a CDS encoding DUF4079 domain-containing protein, whose protein sequence is MNLPSFLWLWKIAAWSMGLSLLAYLMLAITGVWMFRARTSQQFPFITPFMGGNKGVRSLHYTMGISMVSLVLLLLAIGIVGTLGHFGSLGHSSHLIAGLIVVALVLLSAFSATQISVRRPWARPLHIGVNIILFVGFAWVSLTGWIVVQKYLP
- a CDS encoding DUF6761 family protein, translated to MLQDTQTIRYYQRLTDAFAELWNRGYRTDDMRMYLDGYLAALRHSNVIEPYLIHRLEEEASRYLYDGSNFAVPQPQPQPDYY
- a CDS encoding DUF1830 domain-containing protein — translated: MAQILDPLPPEQSGKILCCYINATSKIQVARICNIPNWYFERVVFPGQRLVFEAPRKGQVEIHTGMMASAILSDKIPCDRLMLEEPSTNEFDTDSSDEKDPFNTRLMVQQINTKIGDTTKPLQILGLASVD
- a CDS encoding ABC transporter ATP-binding protein; the encoded protein is MNTAKAILRLEQVNLFTKLKTQLPGNQQGYPILQDISLEVFQSDGSANACGERIAIVGSVGAGKTSLLRLINRLIEPTSGKLYLENQEYRQIPVIQLRQMLVLVLQESKLLGMTVGQALAYPLVLRGLPKQTIQQRVNHWTDQLHIPNEWLGRTEVQLSAGQRQLVAIARALVIQPKILLLDEPTSSLDAGTATHLMQILTQLSQTHQTTILMVNHQLELAQMFCTRLLHLQQGHLFANQRVSEIDWVELRKSLIQAEAQDDFGF
- a CDS encoding response regulator transcription factor, with the protein product MGSVCIEIIEGNPHLRSLLGWHLQQLEYRVHQAASIYQAREVFLSHQPTLVVLDADLPDGDGIEFCRWLHRQQQPLILMLSARNSEADIVAGLKAGADDYLSKPFGMQEFLARVEALIRRKRTPTAPAYLDYGTLQIDLVQRRVRFQGEFIDLTPQEFSLLYVLAQAGGVPLSRSELLRRAWPDAIDNPRTIDTHVLSLRKKVELDPRQPNLIQTIRNVGYRFNMEILNTNISQSQTTKLARERFSNQRSTLSSSQV